A stretch of Apostichopus japonicus isolate 1M-3 chromosome 9, ASM3797524v1, whole genome shotgun sequence DNA encodes these proteins:
- the LOC139973662 gene encoding uncharacterized protein: MEPSVAVRAIFAFLCTITIAFTSSEETSIHRRSLPSTTDGTQMAHYFFYQRSEYPKDCQDVQSQCSTSNSSGVYIIKPDGFEEPFEVFCNNDVGGGGWTVIQRRDSGAVNFDRSWSQYKDGFGFLSTEFWLGNEKLSYLTNQAHYELRVDIKLSNGASFYTTYRGFRITDEWGQYQVTHIGEFECNATGTPFTQCPTNMIYGTCSCKATCEDPNGQSGCNRDCLGTEGCTCPAGFLMQGSDCIRSSGCGCFVAEANLVIPDGETYVNDDCTRKCSCNNNGLICEDYRCSTNAVCDVRNEIRQCYCNEGYAGDGEDCRSLSPRDCQDVYDAGNTQDGVYSIMPTGWPGSPFNVHCRMHGDEGWTVFQRRTDDGTSFYQNWAAYKDGFGNSRNFWLGNEKLYYLTNQDEYKLRLDITTSDGTSLYSEFTKFQIESEDTNYKMNKLGSRTSPSGNAGYYLSSNRGRPFSTYDRDNDACDTFNCAEKHRSGWWHYNYYYCSYCHRYSYCYYFQYSGSCKSYCTYENLNGVYNGGNGEMIYSYYYNYCNVQYVEMKIRPTS; the protein is encoded by the exons AGTATTCATCGGAGAAGTTTACCTTCAACTACAGATGGCACTCAAA TGGCTCATTACTTCTTTTATCAACGATCTGAATATCCAAAGGACTGCCAAGACGTTCAAAGTCAGTGTTCTACGTCCAACTCTAGCGGAGTATACATTATCAAGCCAGATGGATTTGAAGAACCATTTGAAGTGTTCTGCAACAACGACGTTGGTGGAGGAGGCTGGACG GTCATACAACGCCGAGATAGCGGTGCAGTGAATTTCGATAGGAGTTGGTCACAGTATAAAGATGGATTTGGTTTTCTCTCAACTGAGTTTTGGCTCGGCAATGAAAAGTTATCATATTTGACGAATCAAGCACATTACGAACTACGTGTGGATATAAAGTTATCTAATGGGGCATCTTTTTATACAACATACAGAGGTTTTCGTATCACTGATGAATGGGGGCAATATCAGGTTACACATATTGGCGAGTTCGAGTGTAATGCAA CGGGTACACCGTTTACTCAATGTCCTACGAACATGATCTACGGAACCTGCAGTTGCAAAGCAACATGTGAAGATCCCAACGGACAATCTGGTTGTAACAGAGACTGTTTGGGTACTGAGGGTTGCACCTGTCCAGCTGGTTTCTTAATGCAAGGGAGCGACTGTATCCGTTCGAGTGGATGCGGGTGTTTCGTGGCAGAGGCCAACTTGGTTATACCA GATGGAGAAACATACGTTAACGATGACTGCACACGAAAGTGTTCTTGTAACAATAACGGATTGATCTGTGAAGACTACAGATGTAGTACAAATGCTGTGTGTGATGTCAGGAATGAAATACgacagtgttattgtaatgaGGGATATGCAGGTGACGGTGAAGATTGTCGATCCTTGTCCCCTAGAGACTGCCAGGATGTTTATGACGCTGGGAATACACAAGATGGCGTTTATTCAATCATGCCAACTGGATGGCCAGGGTCTCCATTCAATGTTCACTGCAGAATGCACGGCGACGAAGGATGGACC GTTTTTCAACGTCGCACTGATGACGGTACTAGTTTCTATCAAAACTGGGCTGCATACAAAGACGGCTTCGGTAACAGCAGAAACTTCTGGCTTGGGAATGAGAAACTCTATTACCTGACCAATCAGGACGAATACAAACTACGACTTGATATTACTACTTCAGATGGGACGAGTTTATATTCTGAgtttacaaaatttcaaatagAGTCCGAGGACACCAACTACAAAATGAACAAACTGGGAAGCAGGACCAGTCCCAGTGGAAATGCAG GTTATTATCTCTCTAGTAACAGAGGTAGGCCGTTCAGCACATACGACCGAGACAATGACGCATGCGATACCTTCAACTGCGCAGAGAAGCACAGAAGCGGCTGGTGGcactataattattattattgctctTACTGTCATAGGTATAGCTATTGCTATTATTTCCAATACAGCGGCAGCTGCAAGTCATATTGTACTTATGAAAACCTCAACGGCGTCTACAATGGAGGCAACGGGGAAATGATCTActcttattattataattactgCAACGTCCAATATGTTGAGATGAAAATTAGACCAACCTCTTGA